A single Pseudodesulfovibrio aespoeensis Aspo-2 DNA region contains:
- a CDS encoding DNA methyltransferase has translation MSDNMLFDLDSEEKKSGPVKCLGREFENDEARRAHFIEELRKKLQDPEFRKIEGFPNGSDEDILNLSDPPYYTACPNPWIGHFIAEWEALKPKKPDNYSYHREPFAADVSEGKYDPIYKYHPYPTKVPHKAIMRYILHYTKPGDIVFDGFCGTGMTGVAAQMCGDRDAVISLGYQVKQDGSILREEIDETGIKTWVPFSQIGIRRVVLNDLSPAGTFVTYNYNTPINISSFEKTANRILKEIENECSWMYTTKHSDGRLGTINYTVWSDVFVCQECSGEVVFWNAAVDKEAGKVRDEFSCPHCSSSLTKRSLDRAWITFFDPIINQTQKQAKQVPVLINYSVGSSRHEKVPDQYDIDTLKKLEDLKVPYWFPSERMIFGKETRRNDPAGLTHIHHFYSKRNLYALAKLKSLSPSAKFNLLITKVSFQITKLYRFTYQSGVWGAGGGPLSGTLYVPSLVKELNIIKQIKDALKQRRGISHPATYGSFVGSTQSSSWLPSIPDNSLSYIFIDPPFGANLYYSELAFLWETWLRILTNNKEEAIENDAQGKGLDDYRLLMQKCFSEAYRALKPGRWMTIEFSNTKASVWNSIQTALLEAGFLVANVSALDKKKGSFKAVTTPTAVKQDLVISAYKPNGGFEERFSSEANTEDGVWDFVRTHLKYLPVIKKQAGELIIIPERDPRILFDQMVAYYVRKGYPVPISSQEFQLGLRQRFAERDGMFFLPEQAAEYDKKRLTVERLVQRSLFVFDESSAIEWLRSLLREKPQTFQDLHPQFLKEIGGWSKNEKALELSTLLEQNFLRFDGRGEVPSQIHSYLSTNWPELRNRPKDDPALVMKARDRWYVPDPNKAGDLEKLREKALLKEFEEYKQVKKKLKVFRLEAVRAGFKSLWQLRTPEAYKAIIEVAEKIPSNVLEEDPKLLMWYDQAITRSGGEIS, from the coding sequence ATGAGCGACAACATGCTGTTTGACCTCGATAGCGAGGAAAAGAAAAGCGGACCCGTAAAGTGTCTTGGACGTGAGTTCGAAAATGATGAGGCTCGCCGCGCCCACTTTATAGAGGAGTTGCGCAAAAAACTCCAAGACCCGGAATTCCGCAAGATCGAAGGATTTCCCAACGGCAGCGACGAGGATATCCTGAATCTGAGCGACCCGCCTTATTACACCGCCTGCCCGAACCCTTGGATTGGGCATTTTATTGCTGAGTGGGAGGCTTTAAAGCCTAAAAAACCAGATAACTACAGTTATCATCGTGAACCATTTGCAGCGGATGTTAGCGAAGGAAAATACGATCCAATATACAAATACCATCCATATCCAACAAAGGTTCCACACAAAGCAATAATGCGTTACATCCTCCATTATACAAAACCTGGAGATATCGTATTTGATGGCTTTTGCGGAACCGGTATGACAGGAGTCGCCGCTCAAATGTGTGGTGACCGTGATGCCGTTATTTCCCTTGGGTACCAAGTTAAGCAAGATGGTTCAATTCTACGCGAGGAGATTGATGAAACTGGAATAAAAACGTGGGTTCCATTTTCTCAGATTGGCATTAGGAGAGTTGTTTTAAATGATTTATCCCCGGCCGGAACTTTTGTTACATATAATTATAATACGCCCATAAATATAAGTTCGTTTGAAAAGACGGCGAATCGCATCCTCAAAGAAATTGAAAATGAATGCTCATGGATGTACACAACCAAACATTCAGATGGGCGTCTTGGAACTATTAACTATACAGTTTGGTCAGACGTTTTTGTGTGCCAAGAGTGCTCAGGAGAGGTTGTTTTTTGGAATGCTGCTGTAGATAAAGAAGCTGGAAAGGTAAGGGACGAGTTTTCCTGTCCTCATTGCAGTTCAAGTCTTACCAAAAGAAGCCTTGATAGGGCTTGGATAACATTTTTCGATCCCATTATAAATCAGACACAGAAGCAGGCAAAGCAGGTACCTGTGTTGATCAATTATTCGGTTGGATCTTCACGTCATGAAAAAGTCCCGGATCAGTATGATATAGATACACTTAAAAAACTAGAGGACCTCAAGGTCCCATATTGGTTTCCATCAGAAAGAATGATTTTTGGAAAAGAAACAAGACGAAACGATCCTGCTGGTTTAACACACATTCATCATTTTTACTCTAAGAGGAATCTTTACGCGCTGGCAAAGTTGAAGTCTTTGTCTCCGTCTGCAAAGTTTAACCTCTTGATTACGAAGGTTTCCTTTCAAATAACCAAGCTTTATAGATTTACATACCAGAGCGGTGTCTGGGGGGCAGGAGGTGGGCCACTGTCCGGAACGCTTTACGTTCCATCACTCGTAAAAGAGCTGAATATTATAAAACAAATTAAAGACGCTCTAAAACAAAGACGAGGAATTTCTCATCCCGCGACTTATGGGAGTTTTGTCGGGTCTACACAATCAAGCTCGTGGCTACCATCAATCCCTGATAACAGCCTAAGTTACATATTTATTGACCCCCCGTTTGGTGCAAATCTTTATTATTCAGAGTTGGCATTTCTCTGGGAAACTTGGTTGCGCATATTAACAAATAATAAAGAAGAAGCGATCGAAAATGATGCTCAAGGAAAGGGCCTAGATGATTATCGACTTCTGATGCAGAAATGTTTTTCTGAGGCATATCGTGCCTTAAAGCCAGGAAGATGGATGACCATAGAATTCTCTAACACGAAAGCTAGTGTTTGGAATAGCATACAAACAGCCCTGCTCGAGGCGGGTTTTCTTGTCGCCAATGTGTCTGCCTTGGACAAGAAAAAGGGAAGTTTCAAAGCGGTAACTACACCAACTGCAGTAAAACAAGATTTGGTCATCTCGGCATACAAACCTAATGGTGGCTTCGAGGAGAGATTTTCTTCTGAGGCTAACACAGAAGACGGAGTTTGGGATTTTGTTAGAACGCATCTAAAATATCTTCCAGTCATTAAGAAGCAAGCAGGAGAGCTGATCATTATTCCTGAGCGCGACCCCCGTATCCTGTTTGATCAGATGGTGGCCTATTACGTTCGCAAAGGCTACCCAGTTCCTATCTCCAGCCAGGAATTCCAGCTTGGACTGAGACAGAGATTCGCAGAACGAGATGGCATGTTTTTCCTGCCTGAGCAAGCTGCCGAGTATGACAAGAAACGTCTTACTGTTGAACGTTTGGTCCAGCGCTCCCTTTTTGTCTTTGATGAATCCTCGGCAATCGAGTGGCTGAGAAGCCTGTTGCGTGAAAAGCCGCAGACCTTCCAAGATCTTCATCCTCAATTTCTCAAAGAAATCGGAGGTTGGAGCAAAAACGAGAAAGCCCTCGAGCTTTCAACTTTGTTGGAACAAAACTTTTTGCGATTCGATGGTCGCGGCGAGGTTCCAAGTCAGATTCACAGTTACTTATCAACCAACTGGCCCGAGTTAAGGAATCGCCCAAAAGATGATCCGGCTTTAGTAATGAAGGCGCGGGATCGCTGGTATGTGCCTGACCCTAATAAGGCAGGCGACTTGGAGAAGCTTCGTGAGAAGGCCCTGCTAAAAGAATTTGAAGAGTACAAACAAGTCAAGAAAAAGCTTAAGGTCTTCCGGTTGGAGGCTGTCCGGGCAGGTTTTAAGAGCTTATGGCAGCTACGAACGCCTGAAGCATACAAAGCCATCATTGAGGTGGCGGAAAAGATTCCGTCGAATGTTCTTGAAGAAGATCCGAAGCTGCTCATGTGGTATGACCAGGCAATCACTCGAAGTGGCGGCGAGATTTCATGA
- a CDS encoding DEAD/DEAH box helicase, translating to MNSSIWQYSTVHNSACKVIEEQTLWGQTVCRVWLPNQDAVVRVPRSALRPLSADLQPEIEAGRIAYVAAAAKVAEVLEGSTSATEGHVLLAPMESNVIPLPHQIHALSRAISGDRVRYLLADEVGLGKTIEAGLVMRELKLRGLVRRTLVVSPKGIATQWVAEMQTHFNEQFQLVLGDDIGTLQRLAPGADHRSSAWSMFDQVIVSLDSVKPMDKRRGWTAERVAEYNRSRFEDLITAGWDLVIVDEAHRLGGSTDQVARYKLGKGLAEAAPYVLLLSATPHQGKTDAFHRLMNLLDDDAFPDMDSVSRDRVAPYVIRTEKRKAIDADGKPLFKPRRTQMAPVAWESRHQLQQLLYEAVTDYVREGYNQALREKKRHIGFLMILMQRLVVSSTRAIRTTLERRLAALKDGEQQASLRLAELENGADGLESPDDEIAELYDMDGQELLDELLKSHVSALQSEGSHVETLLDAAVRCEQAGPDAKAEALIEWIYKLQAEENEPDMKVLIFTEFVPTQQMLKEFLEARGISVVTLNGSMAMEERGAAQDAFRKSHRVLVSTDAGGEGLNLQFAHVIINYDIPWNPMRLEQRIGRVDRIGQPKTVQAINFVFEDSVEFRVREVLEQKLSVIFDEFGIDKTGDVLDSAQAGELFEDVFASAILNPDGIETSVDHTVARIRDEIQQVRESSAIYGISEEPDVQTAERLRSHPLPHWVERMTVGYLNSHGGAASRKRSWWDLNWPDGQEHRKAVFSAREADRLTDATLLNLENSRVRGLALNLPQVAAGQPLPCVTVSGLPASISGLWGLFEIRLQAGMHQKTQLLRIPMVRRGYVSVFLSEEGKLFLPTARHIWDALQTAEAEVQATLGQDDSITAHERLQIAAEQAGQELFDALQQAHLAAVAREEERGIVSFASRRKAIERVGLPEVRQFRFSRCDADESEWRHELQSARQIVPEIRPLLMLRIIKGGAQ from the coding sequence ATGAATAGCTCCATATGGCAATACAGCACCGTTCATAACAGCGCCTGCAAGGTCATCGAAGAACAGACCTTGTGGGGGCAAACGGTTTGCCGTGTCTGGTTGCCGAACCAGGACGCGGTGGTGCGCGTGCCCCGCTCCGCATTGCGGCCGCTGAGTGCCGACTTGCAGCCGGAGATCGAGGCTGGACGCATTGCCTATGTGGCCGCCGCAGCCAAGGTAGCCGAGGTGCTCGAAGGTTCCACCAGCGCCACCGAGGGCCATGTGCTGCTGGCTCCCATGGAGTCCAACGTCATTCCGCTGCCGCACCAGATCCACGCCTTGTCTCGGGCCATCTCCGGTGACCGCGTGCGCTACCTGCTGGCCGACGAGGTGGGTCTCGGCAAGACTATCGAGGCCGGGCTGGTCATGCGCGAGCTCAAACTGCGCGGACTGGTGCGTCGGACATTGGTCGTCTCGCCGAAGGGAATCGCTACCCAGTGGGTGGCGGAAATGCAGACCCACTTCAACGAGCAGTTCCAGCTCGTGCTGGGCGACGACATCGGCACATTGCAACGCCTGGCTCCAGGGGCGGATCACCGGAGCTCAGCCTGGTCGATGTTTGATCAGGTCATCGTCTCCCTGGATTCGGTCAAACCCATGGACAAGCGGCGCGGCTGGACCGCCGAGCGCGTCGCCGAATACAACCGCAGCCGGTTCGAGGATCTGATTACCGCCGGTTGGGATCTGGTGATCGTGGACGAAGCGCATCGGCTGGGCGGCAGTACCGACCAGGTCGCCCGCTACAAGCTCGGCAAGGGGCTGGCGGAAGCCGCGCCCTATGTGCTGCTCCTTTCGGCTACACCCCACCAGGGGAAGACCGATGCCTTCCATCGGCTGATGAACCTGCTGGATGACGATGCCTTTCCGGATATGGACAGCGTCTCCCGCGACCGGGTGGCTCCGTATGTCATCCGTACCGAGAAGCGCAAGGCCATCGATGCCGACGGCAAGCCGCTCTTCAAACCCCGGCGGACGCAGATGGCCCCGGTGGCCTGGGAGAGCCGTCACCAACTGCAGCAGCTTCTCTACGAGGCGGTGACCGACTATGTGCGCGAGGGCTACAACCAGGCCCTGCGCGAGAAGAAGCGCCACATTGGTTTTCTGATGATCCTAATGCAGCGCCTGGTGGTCTCCAGCACCCGGGCGATTCGCACCACGCTGGAGCGTCGGCTTGCGGCACTCAAGGATGGTGAGCAACAAGCCAGCCTGCGCCTGGCGGAACTGGAAAACGGCGCGGACGGATTGGAAAGCCCAGACGATGAAATAGCCGAGCTATATGACATGGACGGCCAGGAGCTGCTCGATGAGCTGCTGAAATCCCACGTGTCGGCTCTGCAGAGCGAAGGAAGCCATGTTGAGACCCTGCTCGACGCGGCGGTCCGTTGTGAACAGGCTGGACCGGATGCCAAGGCCGAGGCTCTGATCGAGTGGATCTACAAGCTGCAAGCCGAGGAAAACGAACCGGATATGAAGGTGCTGATCTTCACCGAGTTCGTGCCGACCCAGCAGATGCTGAAGGAGTTTCTGGAAGCCCGGGGAATCTCGGTGGTCACCCTGAACGGCTCCATGGCCATGGAGGAACGTGGGGCAGCCCAGGATGCCTTCCGCAAATCGCACCGCGTATTGGTCTCCACCGATGCGGGCGGTGAGGGTCTGAACCTGCAGTTCGCCCATGTCATCATCAACTACGACATCCCCTGGAATCCCATGCGGCTGGAGCAGCGTATCGGCCGCGTGGACCGTATCGGCCAGCCCAAAACCGTACAGGCGATCAATTTCGTATTTGAGGATTCAGTCGAGTTCCGGGTCCGCGAAGTTCTGGAGCAGAAGCTCTCGGTGATCTTCGACGAGTTCGGCATCGACAAGACCGGCGACGTGCTCGACTCGGCCCAGGCCGGTGAGTTGTTCGAGGATGTGTTCGCCTCGGCCATCCTTAATCCTGACGGCATCGAAACCTCCGTCGATCACACGGTGGCCAGGATTCGGGATGAGATTCAGCAGGTGCGCGAGTCCTCCGCCATCTACGGCATATCCGAAGAGCCGGATGTGCAAACCGCTGAGCGTCTGCGCTCGCATCCGCTGCCCCACTGGGTGGAACGGATGACGGTGGGCTACCTCAATTCACACGGCGGCGCAGCCAGTCGCAAGCGCTCATGGTGGGATCTGAATTGGCCGGATGGCCAGGAACACCGCAAAGCCGTATTCAGCGCTCGGGAAGCGGATCGTCTAACCGACGCAACCCTGCTCAATCTCGAAAACAGCCGTGTCCGTGGTCTTGCCCTGAACCTGCCCCAGGTCGCGGCAGGTCAGCCATTGCCGTGCGTAACCGTAAGCGGGCTGCCAGCCAGCATCTCCGGACTCTGGGGGCTCTTTGAGATCCGCCTTCAGGCCGGAATGCACCAGAAGACACAACTCCTGCGCATCCCCATGGTGCGGCGTGGCTATGTCAGCGTGTTTTTGAGCGAGGAAGGCAAACTGTTTCTGCCCACGGCCCGGCATATCTGGGATGCGCTGCAGACAGCGGAAGCCGAGGTGCAAGCCACCCTCGGGCAGGATGACTCTATCACCGCCCATGAGCGTTTGCAGATTGCTGCCGAACAGGCCGGACAGGAGCTATTCGATGCATTACAGCAGGCGCATCTCGCCGCTGTGGCTCGCGAGGAGGAACGTGGCATCGTTTCCTTTGCCTCGCGCCGCAAGGCCATAGAGCGGGTTGGATTGCCAGAGGTACGGCAATTCAGGTTCTCTCGTTGCGATGCGGACGAATCCGAGTGGAGGCATGAACTGCAATCGGCGAGGCAGATCGTGCCGGAAATCCGGCCGTTGTTGATGCTGCGGATCATCAAGGGAGGCGCTCAATGA
- the pglZ gene encoding BREX-3 system phosphatase PglZ: protein MSSWRDAILNDFVPNVSKLTLVADPDCLLTEEKLALELRGRGFDLIEFSDPVEFRYAYESKYRSIWDRGEHTDLVVVLRLQNAELESLPYDLLQAGRKLSFNLGDLFPNLSYPVIEKLDRSLLDALFEAQRKSPPDRMGDNATKDFILRHVFGIAAELIANEVELLRALLRLHYGKLQIPLMLAERLIQVLKGHDGFKAWPLSEIVPDDEAFFAFLQERWPLFLSRLGSANQVREDSPEYGLKYPGPDRLPFDHQDIKVYIDNLFLEGKLTPVEAKGIEVDAGSWVRSGIATSGVDNDALRISHLFDLVEKELPTAEARYSDWTAFALKWAELSSLVHCGNSTEYQTRLREIGDALNTTFAGWLTDHYSSLINLPPTNPAMLHHVPRRLARDIEDSGSSRAALIVVDGLALDQWVTIRQLLQKQDANLVMRESATFAWIPTLTSVSRQSIFSGKPPLYFPSSINSTNSEEKLWKQFWEGHGLSRLDVAYQRGLGDGDAAGVLDSAIHPGKTKVVGLVVDKVDKIMHGMQLGSAGMHNQIKQWCQGGFLAALVGQLLEYGYEVWLTADHGNIQCEGKGRPSEGVIAETRGERVRVYPTPELRAQVAGALPFAHEWQPVGLPADYFPLVAGGRDAFVNPGDAIVGHGGVAIEEVIVPLVKFERRTR, encoded by the coding sequence ATGAGTAGTTGGCGAGACGCCATCCTGAACGATTTTGTACCGAACGTCAGCAAGCTGACCTTGGTCGCGGACCCGGATTGCCTGCTGACCGAGGAAAAGCTGGCCTTGGAACTTCGCGGGCGCGGCTTCGACCTGATAGAGTTCAGTGACCCGGTCGAATTCAGATACGCCTATGAGTCCAAGTACCGTTCGATCTGGGACCGGGGTGAGCACACCGATCTGGTGGTGGTCCTCCGCTTGCAGAATGCGGAGCTGGAATCCCTGCCATACGATCTGCTCCAGGCGGGCCGGAAACTGTCATTCAACTTGGGGGATCTCTTTCCCAATCTGAGCTATCCGGTCATCGAGAAGCTCGACCGGAGCCTGTTGGACGCGCTATTCGAGGCCCAGCGCAAGTCGCCGCCGGATCGCATGGGCGACAACGCCACCAAGGATTTCATTCTCCGTCATGTGTTCGGCATTGCGGCGGAACTGATCGCCAACGAGGTGGAGCTGCTTCGCGCCTTGCTCCGCCTGCACTACGGAAAGCTCCAGATTCCACTGATGCTGGCCGAGCGGCTCATCCAGGTTCTCAAAGGCCATGATGGGTTCAAAGCCTGGCCGCTTTCCGAGATCGTTCCGGACGATGAGGCCTTCTTCGCCTTTTTGCAGGAACGCTGGCCGCTCTTTCTTTCCCGGCTGGGTAGCGCCAATCAGGTGCGGGAAGATTCACCGGAATACGGCCTTAAGTATCCCGGCCCTGACCGCCTGCCGTTCGACCATCAGGACATTAAGGTCTACATCGACAACCTGTTCCTGGAGGGGAAACTCACCCCCGTCGAGGCCAAAGGCATTGAAGTGGATGCCGGGTCCTGGGTTCGAAGCGGCATCGCCACGTCCGGCGTGGACAATGACGCACTTCGGATTTCCCACCTGTTTGACCTTGTCGAAAAGGAACTGCCCACTGCGGAAGCGCGTTACTCTGATTGGACCGCTTTTGCATTGAAATGGGCCGAACTCTCTTCGCTGGTTCACTGCGGCAACAGCACCGAGTATCAGACCCGGCTCAGGGAAATCGGCGATGCACTGAACACGACCTTCGCCGGTTGGCTGACGGACCACTACTCCAGTCTGATTAACTTGCCGCCGACCAATCCTGCCATGCTCCACCATGTGCCGCGCCGCCTGGCTCGGGATATCGAGGACTCCGGTAGCAGCCGTGCCGCGCTGATCGTGGTCGATGGCCTGGCCTTGGACCAGTGGGTGACCATTCGCCAGCTTCTGCAAAAGCAAGATGCCAATCTGGTCATGCGCGAATCCGCGACCTTCGCCTGGATTCCGACGCTGACCTCGGTATCGCGGCAATCGATCTTCTCGGGCAAGCCACCGCTCTATTTCCCGTCATCCATCAACTCGACCAACAGCGAAGAGAAACTCTGGAAGCAGTTCTGGGAAGGCCATGGTCTGTCCCGGTTGGATGTCGCTTACCAACGCGGCCTCGGCGACGGCGATGCTGCGGGCGTCCTCGACTCCGCAATCCACCCCGGGAAGACCAAGGTGGTGGGGCTGGTCGTGGATAAAGTGGACAAGATCATGCACGGCATGCAACTCGGCTCGGCCGGGATGCACAACCAGATCAAGCAGTGGTGCCAGGGTGGTTTTCTGGCTGCGCTGGTCGGCCAACTGCTGGAATACGGCTATGAGGTCTGGCTGACGGCCGATCACGGCAACATCCAATGCGAAGGTAAAGGCCGCCCGTCTGAAGGCGTGATTGCAGAAACTCGCGGCGAGCGGGTTCGTGTCTATCCAACGCCGGAACTCCGCGCTCAGGTGGCTGGGGCGCTCCCGTTTGCCCACGAGTGGCAGCCGGTCGGGTTGCCCGCAGATTATTTCCCCCTGGTGGCCGGTGGCCGCGACGCATTCGTGAATCCGGGAGATGCCATCGTAGGTCACGGCGGTGTAGCCATCGAAGAAGTCATCGTGCCCCTTGTGAAGTTTGAAAGGAGGACACGGTGA
- a CDS encoding mechanosensitive ion channel family protein, which produces MKMIVEFWNSHSESIIGIGYKALLCVAILFASTLVAKGVRRSINKANDRFEKLDATLVPILCATATYVVYIIGGVFILDIFGVNTTSIIALLGAAGIAVGLALKDTLSNIAAGVMLLFLRPFRSGDFVEIGSVMGSVREINLFTTILETFDGLYISSPNSVIWGNSVKNYTRNGKRRMDIVIGIAYSDSIDTGLDVLKRIAVEEPRFLQDPAPETMVVSLAESSVNLQLRGWTTIGDYWQTCWDLNKRVKEEIEKAGLTIPFPQRSVHVVANPGTAEAAEAGA; this is translated from the coding sequence ATGAAAATGATAGTTGAGTTTTGGAATTCCCATTCGGAAAGCATTATCGGTATTGGCTATAAGGCCCTGTTGTGCGTCGCGATTCTTTTTGCCAGTACCCTTGTCGCCAAAGGTGTAAGGCGTTCGATTAATAAGGCAAATGACCGCTTTGAGAAGCTTGATGCCACTCTGGTGCCTATCCTGTGCGCTACGGCTACCTATGTGGTCTATATCATTGGCGGCGTGTTCATTCTTGATATTTTCGGGGTGAACACGACGAGCATCATCGCTTTACTGGGTGCTGCCGGCATTGCTGTCGGCCTGGCGCTCAAGGACACCTTAAGCAATATCGCGGCTGGAGTTATGTTGTTGTTTCTGCGACCATTCCGATCCGGTGATTTTGTCGAGATCGGTTCTGTCATGGGGTCCGTCAGAGAGATCAATCTTTTCACCACCATCCTGGAGACATTCGACGGCCTTTACATCTCCTCGCCGAACAGCGTGATCTGGGGGAACAGCGTCAAGAACTATACCCGTAATGGCAAGCGCCGCATGGATATCGTCATCGGCATCGCCTATTCCGATTCTATAGATACCGGCCTTGATGTGTTGAAAAGAATAGCGGTGGAAGAGCCGCGTTTTTTGCAGGACCCGGCTCCAGAGACGATGGTTGTCTCCTTGGCCGAAAGTTCCGTGAACCTCCAGCTCAGGGGATGGACAACCATTGGAGACTATTGGCAAACCTGCTGGGATTTGAACAAACGAGTCAAAGAGGAAATCGAGAAGGCGGGGCTGACCATTCCATTTCCGCAACGGAGCGTCCATGTCGTGGCAAATCCGGGGACAGCCGAGGCGGCGGAGGCTGGTGCATGA
- a CDS encoding M48 family metallopeptidase, with protein MMLAFASDACSLVQRVWYERLFSLLLMAGLATLLTGCENTDMQMATEAGIDAYKAITLSGEQVAELAGKSSAFMDSEQAIAPADNHYAKRLRSLVGDLHEQDGYTFNYKVYLRDEVNAFAVADGSIRIFSGLMDMLDDGELQFVIGHEMGHIVKQHTANQLRLAYAASALRKGLAAQEGVVADIARSQLGGLVQRLTAAQFSQLEEKVADDYGLSFLNAQGYPPEDVVSALNKLAGLGSGHSFLSSHPDPALRAERISLQIQGKALSIEETQKNLLITIKQKMNEWYNHLRKIVAGLIKSLAGQSDIKRGAV; from the coding sequence ATGATGCTCGCCTTTGCCAGTGATGCATGCAGCCTTGTCCAGCGGGTTTGGTACGAACGCCTTTTTTCTCTCCTGCTGATGGCCGGGTTGGCCACACTTCTCACAGGCTGCGAGAACACCGATATGCAGATGGCCACCGAGGCTGGAATTGATGCCTATAAAGCCATCACCCTTTCTGGGGAGCAGGTAGCGGAACTGGCTGGGAAGTCATCGGCCTTCATGGACAGCGAGCAGGCGATTGCTCCGGCCGACAATCACTATGCCAAACGGTTGCGGTCGTTGGTTGGCGATCTGCATGAGCAGGATGGCTACACCTTCAATTACAAGGTCTATTTGCGCGACGAGGTGAATGCCTTTGCGGTGGCGGACGGATCTATCCGGATCTTCAGCGGCCTGATGGATATGCTTGATGATGGCGAACTTCAATTTGTGATCGGCCACGAAATGGGGCACATCGTGAAACAGCACACCGCCAACCAATTGCGCCTTGCCTATGCCGCCAGCGCCCTGCGCAAGGGCCTGGCGGCGCAGGAGGGAGTGGTGGCGGATATTGCCCGCTCGCAATTGGGAGGCTTGGTCCAACGTTTGACGGCGGCGCAATTCTCGCAGCTTGAAGAGAAAGTGGCGGATGACTATGGCCTTTCCTTCCTCAATGCGCAAGGTTATCCACCCGAGGATGTGGTTTCGGCCTTGAACAAACTTGCCGGTCTGGGTAGTGGCCATTCCTTTCTTTCCAGCCATCCCGATCCGGCCTTGCGGGCCGAACGAATAAGCCTGCAGATTCAAGGCAAGGCCCTATCCATTGAAGAGACACAAAAAAACCTGCTGATAACCATTAAACAGAAGATGAACGAGTGGTACAACCATTTGCGGAAGATCGTCGCGGGGCTGATCAAGAGCCTTGCTGGACAGTCTGATATAAAAAGGGGGGCGGTATGA
- a CDS encoding calcium/sodium antiporter, whose translation MTLPFFAVVFGLALLVWSADRFVEGSASTARHFGMPPLLIGMVIVGFGTSAPEMVVSALAASQGNPGIALGNAYGSNITNIALILGVTALISPIAVHSQVLRKELPILTGVTALAAWQLWDGEITRFDAVVLLCVFGGLMAWTIWQGMQKKADALGSEMEQELDVRAMPIRRAVFWLVVGLVSLIVSSRILVWGAVEIAHGFGVSDLIIGLTIVAVGTSLPELASSIIATRKGEHDIALGNILGSNLFNTLAVVGIAGAIHPMAVGPEVFNRDILVMAVLTLSLFVFGYGFRGPGRINRIEGAVLLACYIGYTAYLVTTVLA comes from the coding sequence ATGACACTGCCCTTTTTCGCTGTTGTTTTTGGTTTGGCGCTTCTCGTCTGGAGCGCCGACCGTTTTGTGGAGGGATCGGCCTCCACCGCCCGCCATTTCGGGATGCCGCCGCTGTTGATCGGCATGGTGATCGTCGGGTTCGGCACCTCCGCGCCGGAGATGGTGGTGTCGGCGCTGGCCGCCTCGCAGGGTAACCCGGGCATCGCGCTGGGGAACGCCTACGGCTCGAACATCACCAACATCGCCCTGATCCTGGGGGTGACGGCCTTGATCAGTCCCATCGCCGTACATTCGCAGGTGCTGCGCAAGGAACTGCCAATCCTCACCGGCGTGACTGCCCTGGCGGCATGGCAACTCTGGGATGGCGAGATCACCCGGTTCGATGCTGTGGTATTGCTCTGTGTATTCGGCGGGTTGATGGCCTGGACCATCTGGCAGGGTATGCAGAAAAAAGCCGATGCGCTTGGGAGCGAGATGGAGCAGGAACTCGACGTCCGCGCCATGCCGATCCGCCGTGCGGTCTTCTGGCTGGTGGTGGGTCTGGTGTCGCTTATCGTGAGCTCCCGCATCCTGGTCTGGGGCGCGGTGGAGATCGCCCATGGATTCGGGGTCAGCGACCTGATTATCGGCCTGACCATCGTCGCGGTCGGCACCTCGCTGCCGGAGCTCGCCTCGTCGATTATCGCCACCCGCAAGGGGGAGCATGACATCGCCCTCGGTAATATCCTCGGCTCCAACCTGTTCAACACCCTGGCGGTGGTGGGTATCGCTGGCGCAATTCATCCCATGGCGGTCGGGCCGGAGGTCTTCAACCGCGACATACTGGTGATGGCCGTCCTGACCCTATCGCTGTTCGTTTTCGGCTACGGTTTTCGTGGGCCGGGACGTATCAATCGCATCGAGGGCGCGGTGCTGCTGGCCTGTTACATTGGTTACACAGCCTACCTGGTTACAACGGTACTGGCATGA